The Chitinophagales bacterium genome has a window encoding:
- a CDS encoding methyltransferase domain-containing protein, producing MKKKDWYENWFSSAYYKILYRDRDDAEAEQFVETLIKHLQPLPGSRMLDIACGEGRHSRQLAEHGYDVTGIDLSYQCIRQAKLQEHDHLHFLVHDMRFPFYINYFDFSFNFFTSFGYFASNRDNVMAAKSFAAGLKKNGTLVIDYLNSAYILEHLVPEAQVTKEGLIFDIKKKVIDKHIIKDITITDKEGEQHHYAERVAAFTLSDFLEIFKKAGLTLTGTFGDYNMNPYDPVNSKRLIMIFKK from the coding sequence ATGAAAAAGAAAGATTGGTACGAAAACTGGTTCAGTTCTGCATATTATAAAATACTCTACCGCGACAGGGACGATGCAGAGGCTGAGCAGTTTGTGGAAACGCTGATAAAACATTTGCAGCCGTTACCGGGTAGCCGCATGCTGGATATTGCCTGCGGCGAAGGACGGCATTCCCGCCAATTGGCAGAACATGGTTACGATGTTACAGGCATCGATCTTTCATACCAGTGTATCAGGCAGGCGAAGCTACAGGAACATGACCACCTGCATTTCCTTGTGCATGATATGCGTTTCCCGTTCTATATCAACTATTTTGACTTCTCGTTCAACTTCTTTACCAGCTTCGGCTATTTTGCCAGCAACAGGGATAATGTCATGGCGGCCAAATCCTTCGCTGCAGGACTGAAGAAAAACGGCACACTGGTGATAGACTACCTGAACTCTGCATATATACTGGAGCACCTGGTACCTGAAGCACAGGTGACCAAAGAAGGACTGATATTTGATATAAAGAAGAAGGTCATAGATAAACACATTATAAAAGATATCACGATAACAGATAAAGAAGGAGAACAACATCATTATGCGGAAAGAGTAGCTGCTTTTACCTTGTCAGACTTCCTGGAAATATTCAAAAAAGCAGGCCTGACACTTACAGGAACTTTCGGGGATTATAATATGAACCCATACGACCCCGTTAATTCTAAGAGGTTGATCATGATATTTAAAAAATAA